In Lachancea thermotolerans CBS 6340 chromosome H complete sequence, a single genomic region encodes these proteins:
- the UGX2 gene encoding Ugx2p (weakly similar to uniprot|P32772 Saccharomyces cerevisiae YDL169C UGX2 Protein of unknown function), giving the protein MLLSSVMVNSEIPIVYATPFVVSSPNTVQFVIATSQSQGFAWNQDIFASQYQQMCKVAFDGHEDHADTVLKRVRSLVQGDGAASFNDSVFDEEDQDMDGKDQYLSRRVSQELTRPRRRSERTISFTSDSKNGSYQRTESVIIDVGADTEENRYYRSLLSNS; this is encoded by the coding sequence ATGCTTCTTTCATCGGTTATGGTTAATAGCGAGATTCCAATAGTGTATGCGACACCTTTTGTGGTGTCATCTCCAAATACCGTGCAGTTTGTGATCGCTACGTCTCAATCTCAGGGGTTTGCATGGAACCAGGATATATTCGCGTCGCAGTACCAACAAATGTGCAAAGTGGCATTTGACGGCCATGAGGATCACGCCGACACAGTCTTGAAGCGAGTACGATCGCTGGTGCAGGGCGACGGCGCTGCGTCATTTAATGATAGTGTGTTTGACGAGGAGGATCAAGATATGGATGGCAAAGACCAGTATCTGAGTAGGAGAGTCTCACAGGAGCTGACGCGGCCTCGTAGACGCTCCGAAAGGACTATCAGCTTCACGTCTGACTCCAAAAATGGCAGCTATCAGAGAACAGAGTCCGTGATCATTGACGTTGGCGCCGACACAGAGGAAAACCGGTACTATAGATCACTGCTTTCCAATTCGTGA
- the SFA1 gene encoding bifunctional alcohol dehydrogenase/S-(hydroxymethyl)glutathione dehydrogenase (highly similar to uniprot|P32771 Saccharomyces cerevisiae YDL168W SFA1 Long-chain alcohol dehydrogenase (glutathione-dependent formaldehyde dehydrogenase)) — MSEGKPITCTAAVAYEAGKPLTVEEIVVDPPKAHEVRIKVEYTAVCHTDAYTLSGVDPEGAFPSILGHEGAGVVESVGEGVTNVKAGDHVIALYTAECKECKFCKSGKTNLCGSVRATQGKGVMPDGTSRFHNKKGEDLLHFMGCSTFSQYTVVADVSVVAIDPKAPLDKTCLLGCGVTTGYGAAVKTADVQKGDTVAIFGAGTVGLSVVQGAHVRGASKIIVVDINDQKKQWSLDFGATDFVNPSKGLKDGQTIVDKLVEMTDGGLDFTFDCTGNTDVMRSALEACHKGWGQSIIIGVAAAGKEISTRPFQLVTGRVWKGSAFGGIKGRSEMGGLVSDYMDGKLKVDEFITHRRGFTDINSAFEDLHHGDCLRTVLDLSK, encoded by the coding sequence ATGTCCGAAGGAAAACCTATAACTTGTACTGCTGCCGTCGCCTACGAGGCCGGCAAACCTTTGACTGTTGAGGAGATCGTGGTGGATCCACCCAAAGCGCATGAGGTGCGCATCAAAGTTGAGTACACCGCCGTCTGCCATACGGATGCATACACACTGAGTGGTGTTGACCCAGAGGGCGCGTTCCCCAGCATTTTGGGCCACGAGGGCGCGGGTGTCGTGGAGTCGGTCGGCGAAGGCGTCACGAACGTCAAGGCCGGCGACCACGTAATTGCGCTCTACACTGCTGAGTGCAAAGAGTGCAAGTTCTGCAAGTCGGGCAAGACTAACCTGTGCGGCTCTGTGAGGGCCACACAGGGCAAGGGTGTGATGCCCGACGGAACCTCGAGATTCCACAACAAAAAGGGTGAGGACCTGCTACACTTCATGGGCTGCTCAACGTTCTCACAGTACACAGTTGTTGCCGACGTTTCTGTAGTGGCTATTGACCCTAAGGCGCCGCTAGATAAGACTTGTCTGCTAGGGTGCGGTGTCACCACCGGCTACGGCGCGGCTGTGAAGACCGCCGACGTTCAAAAAGGCGACACAGTTGCAATTTTTGGCGCAGGTACGGTGGGTCTCTCCGTGGTGCAAGGTGCACACGTCAGAGGTGCATCCAAGAtcattgttgttgacaTCAACGaccaaaagaagcaatggTCATTGGACTTCGGTGCCACAGACTTTGTCAACCCCTCCAAAGGTCTCAAAGATGGCCAAACTATTGTTGATAAATTGGTTGAGATGACTGACGGCGGTTTGGACTTCACTTTTGACTGCACCGGTAACACCGACGTCATGAGAAGCGCGCTTGAAGCATGTCACAAGGGCTGGGGCCAGTCCATCATTATCGGTGTCGCGGCTGCGGGCAAAGAAATCTCAACAAGACCATTCCAACTCGTTACTGGTAGAGTGTGGAAGGGCTCTGCTTTTGGTGGCATCAAAGGAAGATCTGAGATGGGCGGTCTAGTCTCGGATTACATGGACGGCAAGCTCAAGGTCGACGAATTCATCACACACAGAAGGGGCTTCACCGACATCAACAGCGCCTTTGAAGACCTCCACCACGGCGACTGCCTAAGAACAGTGTTGGACTTGTCCAAATAA
- the YKE2 gene encoding tubulin-binding prefolding complex subunit YKE2 (similar to uniprot|P52553 Saccharomyces cerevisiae YLR200W YKE2 Yeast nuclear gene) produces the protein MSSSAQDLTMNYNTSQHELEELVIARQKLETQLQENKIVQDEFDGLREETQVYKLTGNVLLPVEQFEAKSNVSKRLEFITAEINRCEENIKTKQGLLEKLRAELLQTQQARQQ, from the coding sequence AtgtcttcttcagctcagGATCTCACAATGAACTATAACACATCGCAGCACGAACTCGAGGAGTTGGTGATAGCAagacaaaagcttgaaacGCAGTtgcaagaaaacaaaattgtACAAGATGAGTTCGACGGCCTTAGAGAAGAGACTCAGGTGTATAAGCTTACTGGCAATGTGCTGCTTCCTGTTGAGCAATTCGAGGCTAAGAGTAACGTGAGCAAGAGATTAGAATTTATCACCGCAGAGATCAACAGGTGTGAAGAGAATATCAAAACTAAGCAGGGTCTGCTGGAGAAACTGAGAGCAGAACTCTTGCAAACACAGCAGGCAAGACAGCAATGA
- the FAP7 gene encoding nucleoside-triphosphatase (similar to uniprot|Q12055 Saccharomyces cerevisiae YDL166C FAP7 Essential nuclear protein involved in the oxidative stress response), translating to MLSTRFAPNILVTGTPGCGKTSTCELLQRRLKDANYYNISDFAQQHECYDGYDEARKSHIVDEDRLLDELEPLMRKGGAIVDWHVNDIFPERLIDLVVVLRTDNTVLYDRLKSRGYHEAKIQENIDAEIMGVVIQDAQDSYEKEIVVELQSDTADQMDENVDRIASWSAAWLEQNPKGVTNELVERGSDEEDGTDEEGGSYGNSASSGEDGEDA from the coding sequence ATGTTGTCCACGAGATTTGCACCTAATATTCTAGTTACCGGAACACCAGGCTGCGGAAAGACTAGTACATGCGAGCTTTTGCAGCGCAGATTGAAAGACGCCAACTACTACAACATTAGCGACTTTGCGCAGCAACACGAGTGCTATGATGGCTATGATGAGGCCAGAAAATCGCATATAGTGGATGAGGATAGACTATTAGATGAGCTGGAGCCACTGATGCGTAAGGGAGGAGCTATCGTGGACTGGCATGTCAATGACATTTTCCCTGAGCGTTTGATCGACCTTGTTGTTGTGCTCCGCACCGACAACACAGTGCTATATGACAGACTCAAGAGCCGAGGCTATCATGAAGCGAAGATTCAGGAGAACATTGACGCCGAAATAATGGGTGTAGTGATTCAGGACGCTCAAGACTCCTACGAAAAGGAAATTGTTGTTGAACTACAAAGCGACACTGCAGACCAAATGGACGAAAATGTTGACCGTATTGCGAGCTGGTCTGCCGCATGGCTCGAGCAGAACCCCAAGGGTGTCACCAACGAACTTGTAGAGAGGGGctctgatgaagaggatggTACCGACGAAGAGGGCGGTAGCTACGGAAACAGTGCTAGCAGCGGTGAAGATGGCGAGGACGCTTGA
- the CDC36 gene encoding CCR4-NOT core subunit CDC36 (highly similar to uniprot|P06100 Saccharomyces cerevisiae YDL165W CDC36 Component of the CCR4-NOT complex which has multiple roles in regulating mRNA levels including regulation of transcription and destabilizing mRNAs by deadenylation basal transcription factor), translating to MEKYGLSALLPLIRREDQSPDYDSSMTLGIDLSPVLHSLGIPNNQPSRNRVLDTFQSPWVETSRSEVEPKFFVPESFKNIPNVLQSGERPPAFNSVQQDHAKISLFQDETLFYLFYKHPGSVVQELTYLELRKRNWRYHKTLKVWLTKDPMMEPVVAPGGASERGSYVFFDPQRWEKCQRDFVLFYNAIM from the coding sequence ATGGAGAAATACGGACTGAGTGCACTGCTGCCACTCATAAGGCGCGAGGATCAATCACCAGATTACGACTCCTCAATGACATTGGGAATTGACCTTTCCCCAGTACTGCATTCCCTTGGCATCCCAAATAACCAGCCGTCAAGAAACCGCGTTCTCGACACGTTTCAGTCTCCATGGGTTGAAACCTCGAGAAGTGAAGTAGAACCAAAGTTCTTCGTCCCAGAGTCATTCAAGAACATCCCTAACGTCCTGCAATCCGGCGAGAGGCCCCCGGCGTTCAACTCGGTGCAGCAAGACCACGCGAAAATCTCACTTTTCCAAGACGAAACGTTGTTTTACCTGTTTTATAAACATCCAGGTAGTGTTGTACAGGAGTTGACTTACTTGGAACTACGCAAACGCAACTGGAGATACCACAAGACGCTGAAAGTATGGCTCACGAAAGACCCGATGATGGAGCCGGTGGTAGCGCCCGGCGGCGCTAGCGAACGTGGTTCGTACGTTTTCTTCGATCCTCAACGGTGGGAGAAGTGCCAGCGGGACTTCGTGCTTTTCTACAACGCGATAATGTGA
- the COQ9 gene encoding ubiquinone biosynthesis protein COQ9 (similar to uniprot|Q05779 Saccharomyces cerevisiae YLR201C FMP53), protein MLALSRILARRLYHPSALEHQLAHSFAPLTYGPGSTQFKVLEHALNKHVPSYGFNERALVASLNDLDLGPSLLSVIGASNSPSFLNASPAVLELIKFHLVTKRYALTKELDPARTSSPAEPPALETLFHRRLELNKPIAPHLTQLLSSLSIPGEFLVQTALPELHRLSDDMVYFSKEPDANDFAWYSKRIALSCAFVSSELFMAQDRSANYADTFEFAAEKLHNVSKLGQYYNNTEEYMWYTLLMSVNLAKSQLTRS, encoded by the coding sequence ATGCTAGCACTATCAAGGATATTGGCGCGCCGGCTCTACCATCCAAGTGCGCTTGAGCATCAATTGGCCCACAGCTTCGCGCCTCTGACCTACGGACCTGGCTCAACGCAGTTCAAAGTGCTGGAGCACGCCCTGAATAAGCATGTGCCTTCGTACGGGTTCAACGAGCGAGCGCTCGTGGCGTCGCTCAACGACCTCGACCTGGGCCCCTCGCTACTTTCCGTCATTGGGGCGTCCAACTCGCCATCTTTCCTGAACGCGTCCCCCGCCGTGCTCGAGCTGATCAAGTTCCACCTTGTGACCAAGAGGTACGCTTTGACGAAGGAGCTCGACCCGGCTCGCACGTCCTCGCCCGCGGAGCCACCCGCGCTTGAGACGCTGTTTCACCGCCGCCTCGAGCTGAACAAGCCCATTGCGCCGCATCTGACCCAGCTCCTGTCTTCGTTGTCGATTCCTGGCGAGTTCTTGGTGCAAACCGCTCTACCGGAGCTCCACAGACTCTCCGACGACATGGTGTACTTCTCAAAGGAGCCTGACGCGAACGATTTTGCCTGGTACTCCAAGCGCATCGCTCTGTCGTGTGCTTTCGTCAGCAGCGAGCTCTTCATGGCCCAGGATAGGTCTGCCAACTATGCGGATACGTTCGAGTTTGCCGCTGAAAAGCTCCACAACGTCTCCAAGCTTGGCCAGTACTATAACAACACTGAAGAGTACATGTGGTACACGCTTCTGATGAGCGTGAACCTGGCCAAGTCTCAGCTTACTAGAAGCTAG
- the NRP1 gene encoding Nrp1p (some similarities with uniprot|P32770 Saccharomyces cerevisiae YDL167C NRP1), translating into MHYVVLEVELAHREDSPKDWSQIAKFNYQFLDTETLEPVFEENKHVELGNGCTLQDAVAQLEKDISEHAKDDFVLCSLNSTWHFRVTIPRQARDEVFILPPHLQHPKVFDLWKEYDRWCMNHPETSAMRQNPLGKRTKDLAEMRSVLGLDGTEEGAHPDANQNGGEQSKAEQSGAEQLVAGQPDTKQPSTELSSSEQSPAEQPDTITQAVVIITQLHKKCVTADDKSLVLTHPYDSYLDVRNFLQERSKVLYMNNLPPDTTQSELESWFTQFGARPVGFWTVKNIVEETSNVNNNWSSNNSTYVEAQDSISGFVVFQSHEEATEALSLNGRSILSNIANTKQPRVIEHIVEIQPSSARVLDRAQEILSPFPQSKNKPRPGDWNCPSCGFSNFQRRTSCFRCSFPAASGAGMNNNGYMKNPLQPHNAQAGSQQQAAYKMRTPAGLQAMQVQSGPHMGQPQQQQQQQQRMRYNQGQRFGQGQQHQGGSNVPFRAGDWKCATCTYHNFAKNVVCLRCGGPKSTEHQQKELGTVNSYTDIQDIGNGMGISLNTRSFSEPAW; encoded by the coding sequence ATGCATTATGTTGTGCTGGAAGTTGAATTGGCGCACCGTGAAGACAGTCCGAAGGACTGGTCTCAGATTGCCAAATTTAACTACCAGTTCTTGGATACTGAAACTTTAGAGcctgtttttgaagaaaacaagcatGTAGAATTGGGAAATGGTTGTACCCTGCAAGACGCGGTAGCGCAACTAGAGAAGGACATAAGCGAACATGCCAAGGACGACTTCGTACTCTGTTCTCTAAATTCTACGTGGCACTTCAGAGTTACCATTCCACGCCAAGCCCGTGACGAAGTTTTTATTCTGCCGCCGCACTTGCAGCACCCAAAAGTTTTCGACTTGTGGAAGGAGTATGATAGATGGTGCATGAATCATCCGGAGACTTCGGCAATGCGCCAGAACCCTTTGGGCAAAAGAACGAAGGATCTCGCCGAGATGAGAAGCGTGCTAGGGCTGGACGGAACTGAGGAAGGCGCCCATCCTGATGCAAACCAAAATGGCGGTGAGCAGTCCAAAGCAGAGCAGTCAGGTGCAGAACAGCTGGTCGCGGGGCAGCCTGACACGAAGCAGCCTAGCACGGAGCTATCCAGCTCTGAACAGTCTCCCGCTGAGCAGCCTGACACGATTACGCAAGCAGTGGTCATTATCACGCAGCTTCACAAAAAGTGTGTTACTGCAGACGACAAATCACTGGTTTTGACTCATCCATATGACTCGTACTTGGACGTCCGCAACTTTCTACAAGAGAGATCAAAGGTCCTTTATATGAATAACTTGCCACCTGATACAACCCAAAGCGAACTCGAGTCGTGGTTTACTCAATTTGGTGCCCGTCCTGTGGGCTTCTGGACCGTGAAAAATATTGTCGAGGAAACATCGAACGTTAACAACAACTGGtccagcaacaacagcaccTACGTGGAAGCTCAGGATAGCATTTCCGGATTTGTGGTGTTCCAGTCCCACGAGGAGGCTACAGAGGCGCTATCTTTGAATGGAAGGTCTATTTTATCTAACATTGCCAACACTAAGCAGCCAAGAGTTATTGAGCACATCGTCGAAATACAACCTTCTAGCGCACGCGTCTTGGACAGggctcaagaaattttgtCACCATTCCCACAAAGTAAAAATAAGCCAAGGCCTGGCGATTGGAACTGTCCATCTTGTGGTTTTTCCAATTTTCAGAGGCGTACATCGTGTTTCCGCTGCTCGTTCCCAGCAGCAAGTGGGGCTGGTATGAACAACAACGGATACATGAAAAACCCGTTGCAACCACATAACGCACAAGCAGGGTCTCAGCAACAGGCAGCATATAAGATGAGGACGCCAGCTGGCCTTCAAGCTATGCAAGTTCAGTCGGGTCCACATATGGGGCAGCcgcaacagcaacagcaacagcagcaacgCATGCGGTACAACCAGGGCCAGCGGTTTGGGCAAGGGCAGCAACATCAAGGCGGTTCAAATGTGCCTTTTAGGGCGGGCGACTGGAAATGTGCCACCTGCACATATCACAATTTCGCCAAAAACGTCGTGTGCTTACGTTGCGGCGGTCCTAAAAGCACAGAGCACCAGCAAAAGGAATTAGGCACGGTCAATTCCTACACTGATATCCAAGATATTGGCAATGGTATGGGTATTTCCTTGAACACAAGGAGTTTTTCGGAGCCTGCATGGTAA
- the PBA1 gene encoding Pba1p (similar to uniprot|Q05778 Saccharomyces cerevisiae YLR199C Hypothetical ORF): MLFKQWNEYSEPRHHLDAPLEENTDLDSLQPAPLPEVMLEKPIDTAGFKRAFIVTNIFRSLFEDRLARAEQISSFVVVWQTKGREQHLYREDYQTQEDSRSTDETKRLEFPVHKLDDGTLFICVREDFLHVPPISINLLSREIAKLCGGLEVLLFGSSDRVERVKYVGFPGNVGKGLPLLTPPELITNFTASIMTQLLSNKVRFDGYVAPSEGPSGYEKLSMETMDLLIDLCWSEVRFGNREDYVKSCHRNWRLNGTVMGAQTGLYL, from the exons ATGCTG TTCAAGCAGTGGAACGAATACTCAGAGCCGAGGCATCATTTGGATGCGCCCTTGGAAGAGAACACGGATTTGGATTCATTGCAACCGGCGCCCCTACCTGAAGTAATGCTCGAAAAGCCAATTGACACCGCTGGATTCAAGCGTGCGTTCATTGTCACCAACATATTTCGCTCTCTATTTGAGGATAGACTAGCCCGCGCAGAACAGATCTCCTCCTTCGTTGTTGTCTGGCAAACGAAGGGACGTGAGCAGCATTTATACCGCGAAGATTACCAAACACAAGAGGACTCTAGGAGTACAGACGAAACCAAACGTTTAGAATTCCCAGTCCACAAGCTTGATGATGGCACTCTGTTCATTTGTGTGCGGGAAGATTTCTTGCATGTGCCTCCAATTTCAATAAATCTGCTGTCGCGAGAGATAGCCAAGCTGTGCGGGGGGCTTGAGGTCCTCTTGTTTGGCTCTAGTGACCGGGTTGAACGCGTCAAATATGTTGGGTTTCCTGGTAACGTTGGAAAAGGACTGCCTCTACTAACTCCACCGGAGCTCATCACCAACTTCACTGCGAGCATCATGACGCAGCTGCTCTCAAACAAGGTTCGGTTCGATGGCTACGTAGCGCCTAGTGAAGGGCCCTCAGGCTACGAAAAGCTATCCATGGAAACCATGGATCTCCTCATAGATTTGTGCTGGTCTGAGGTGAGGTTTGGGAACAGAGAAGACTACGTCAAGAGCTGCCATCGGAACTGGCGGCTAAATGGCACAGTTATGGGTGCCCAAACTGGCTTGTACTTATAG
- the PWP1 gene encoding rRNA-processing protein PWP1 (similar to uniprot|P21304 Saccharomyces cerevisiae YLR196W PWP1): MISSTTWVPRGFPSEFPEKYELDDEEMERINQLAQLNLDDAKDGIESEHDDSELGGEEKNSNEASVRGSAKLASQADNDDNLEEYDMEHYGVKEDEMLGEGAEASMFPGLSDEVKFHEGEDGEDAILSLPTQQDSQEEKQELQVYPTDNMVLATRTEDDVSYLDVYVYDDGAGFHDAEVNQEPGDDKDPDVARGLVRDSSLYVHHDLMLPAFPLCVEWVNYKPGSSSDDAANFAAVGSFDPQIEIWNLDCVEKAFPDMILGDPHATSNVGGSKSKKNKKNKKNKNKHVLTHHTDAVLSLAHSKQFRAVLASTSADHTVKLWDLNEGIAARSVASIHSNKNVSSSQWHSTSGSVLLTGGYDSRVALSDVRIAEDSQMSKYWSVMTGEDVECVQFADENTFMCGTDSGNVYSFDIRQGEGSKPLWTLNAHDAGISALNVNPFIPNLLATGAMGEKTVKFWKISESGPSMVLSRDFGVGNVLTTSFAPDIEVAGNIVIGGVDKGLKLWDVFTNRSIRKNLSKELSSLQRQARAEASKIGRASRIARKYTKNDNPDTVVTVDDQGEDEEEGDGQRESGWEDTE; the protein is encoded by the coding sequence ATGATCTCTTCCACCACCTGGGTTCCTCGTGGGTTCCCATCAGAATTTCCAGAGAAATATGAActggacgacgaagaaatGGAGAGAATCAACCAACTAGCTCAGCTGAACTTGGACGATGCCAAAGACGGAATTGAAAGCGAGCATGACGACAGCGAACTGGGTGGCGAGGAAAAAAATAGTAATGAGGCATCTGTCCGCGGTAGCGCAAAGCTAGCTTCCCAGGCCGACAACGACGACAATCTCGAAGAGTACGACATGGAGCACTACGGTGTTAAGGAGGACGAAATGCTGGGCGAAGGTGCAGAGGCATCAATGTTTCCAGGGTTATCTGACGAAGTGAAGTTCCACGAAGGCGAAGATGGCGAAGACGCAATTTTATCACTGCCCACACAGCAAGATTCGCAGGAGGAAAAACAGGAACTGCAAGTTTATCCTACCGACAACATGGTGCTGGCTACAAGAACAGAGGACGACGTTTCCTACCTCGATGTATACGTATACGACGACGGTGCTGGTTTCCATGACGCTGAGGTGAACCAGGAACCAGGCGACGACAAGGACCCGGATGTCGCACGCGGCTTGGTTCGTGATAGTTCGCTGTATGTCCACCACGATCTGATGCTACCGGCTTTCCCTCTGTGTGTCGAATGGGTCAACTACAAGCCAGGTTCCAGTTCGGATGATGCCGCCAACTTTGCTGCAGTAGGTAGCTTCGACCCTCAAATCGAAATCTGGAATCTCGATTGTGTGGAAAAGGCGTTTCCAGACATGATCCTGGGTGATCCTCATGCCACTTCAAATGTGGGAGGTtcaaagagcaagaaaaacaagaaaaacaagaaaaacaagaacaaacaTGTTCTTACCCACCACACCGATGCCGTTCTTTCGCTAGCGCACAGCAAACAGTTCCGTGCTGTCTTGGCGTCAACATCGGCCGATCACACTGTCAAGCTGTGGGATTTGAACGAAGGTATCGCTGCTCGCTCCGTTGCATCTATTCACTCAAACAAGAACGTCTCCTCTTCTCAATGGCATAGCACTAGCGGTTCCGTCTTACTGACCGGTGGTTACGACTCTCGCGTGGCACTATCTGACGTTAGAATCGCAGAGGATTCTCAAATGAGTAAGTACTGGTCCGTCATGACCGGAGAAGACGTTGAGTGCGTGCAGTTTGCCGATGAAAACACCTTCATGTGCGGTACTGACTCTGGTAACGTGTACTCATTTGACATCAGGCAAGGTGAGGGCAGCAAACCTCTTTGGACTTTGAACGCTCATGATGCTGGAATCTCTGCACTGAATGTCAACCCATTTattccaaatcttttggCCACAGGCGCAATGGGCGAAAAGACtgtcaagttttggaagatcAGCGAAAGCGGACCTAGCATGGTCTTGAGCAGAGACTTCGGTGTAGGAAATGTTTTAACAACCTCGTTTGCTCCTGATATCGAGGTCGCGGGCAACATCGTCATTGGTGGTGTTGACAAGGGCTTGAAGCTATGGGATGTTTTCACCAACAGATCTATCCGTAAGAACCTTTCAAAGGAACTGTCATCTTTGCAGAGGCAGGCGCGCGCAGAGGCTTCCAAGATCGGGAGAGCTTCCAGAATCGCCAGAAAGTACACCAAGAATGACAACCCCGACACTGTGGTCACCGTCGATGACCAGGGcgaggatgaagaagaaggcgacgGCCAGAGAGAAAGCGGCTGGGAAGACACAGAGTGA
- the NOP56 gene encoding snoRNP complex protein NOP56 (highly similar to uniprot|Q12460 Saccharomyces cerevisiae YLR197W SIK1 Component of the small (ribosomal) subunit (SSU) processosome that contains U3 snoRNA) gives MAPIEYLLFEEPTGYGIFKVKLQQDDIGSRLKEVQAQINDFGSFTKLVELVSFAPFKGAAQALENANDISEGLVSEYLKAVLDMNLPKGSNKKTVTLAISDKNLGPSIKEVFPYIDCMSNELAQDLIRGVRLHGDKLLKDLQQGDLERAQLGLGHAYSRAKVKFSVQKNDNHIIQAIALLDQLDKDINTFAMRVKEWYGWHFPELAKLVPDNYKFAKLVLFIKDKASLTEDSLHDLTAILDDDAGIAERVIDNARISMGQDLSETDMENVCVFAERVTSLADYRRQLYDYLCSKMHTVAPNLSELIGEVIGARLISHAGSLTNLSKQAASTVQILGAEKALFRALKTKGNTPKYGLIYHSGFIGKASAKNKGRISRYLANKCSIASRIDNYSDEPSNVFGTVLKKQVEQRLEFYSTGAPTLKNELAIQEAIELYNKDKPEEPVKESKKRKLEANEDEDSEEDQKPAKKDKKDKKDKKDKKEKKEKKDKKDKKEKKEKKEKKEKKKKD, from the coding sequence ATGGCGCCTATCGAGTACCTGCTGTTCGAAGAACCTACTGGGTATGGTATCTTCAAGGTGAAGCTGCAACAAGACGACATTGGGTCCCGTCTAAAGGAAGTCCAGGCTCAAATCAACGATTTTGGCTCCTTCACAAAGCTAGTGGAGTTGGTGTCGTTTGCACCCTTCAAGGGCGCTGCCCAAGCCCTGGAGAACGCCAACGACATTTCTGAGGGTTTGGTGTCCGAGTACTTGAAAGCTGTGCTCGACATGAACCTGCCAAAAGgctccaacaaaaagactgTGACTCTAGCGATTTCGGACAAGAACCTGGGTCCCTCGATCAAGGAGGTGTTCCCTTACATCGACTGTATGTCCAACGAGCTCGCTCAGGACTTGATCCGTGGTGTCAGATTACACGGtgacaagctcttgaaggACTTGCAACAGGGCGACTTGGAGCGTGCGCAACTCGGTTTGGGTCACGCTTACTCCAGAGCCAAAGTGAAGTTTTCGGTCCAGAAGAACGACAACCACATTATTCAGGCGATTGCCCTGCTCGACCAGCTCGAcaaagacatcaacactttcgCAATGCGTGTCAAGGAATGGTACGGCTGGCACTTCCCCGAGTTGGCCAAGCTTGTGCCCGACAACTACAAGTTTGCCAAGCTCGTgcttttcatcaaagacaaggcGTCTCTGACTGAGGACTCTCTGCACGACCTGACTGCCATTCTTGACGACGACGCTGGCATTGCTGAGCGCGTTATCGACAATGCTCGTATCTCTATGGGTCAGGACTTGTCCGAAACTGACATGGAGAACGTTTGCGTGTTCGCTGAGAGAGTTACTTCCTTGGCTGACTACCGTAGACAGTTGTACGACTACCTGTGCTCCAAGATGCACACTGTCGCTCCTAACTTGTCGGAGCTGATTGGCGAGGTTATCGGTGCTAGACTGATTTCCCACGCTGGTTCTTTGACAAACTTGTCCAAGCAGGCGGCTTCTACTGTGCAGATCCTTGGTGCCGAGAAAGCGCTTTTCAGAGCCTTGAAGACCAAGGGTAACACCCCTAAGTACGGTTTGATCTACCACAGTGGTTTCATCGGAAAGGCGTCcgccaagaacaagggTAGAATTTCTAGATATCTGGCGAACAAGTGTTCGATTGCTTCCAGAATTGATAACTACTCCGACGAGCCAAGCAACGTTTTCGGtactgttttgaagaaacaggTCGAACAAAGACTTGAGTTCTACAGCACCGGCGCCCCAACTCTGAAGAATGAACTTGCTATCCAAGAGGCTATTGAACTGTATAACAAGGACAAGCCAGAGGAGCCTGTCAAGGAatccaagaagagaaagctaGAGGCTaatgaagacgaggacTCTGAAGAGGACCAGAAGCctgccaagaaggacaagaaggacaagaaagacaagaaggacaagaaggagaagaaggagaagaaggacaagaaagacaagaaagagaagaaggagaaaaaagagaagaaggagaaaaagaagaaagattAG